Proteins encoded within one genomic window of Kineosporia sp. NBRC 101731:
- the mftC gene encoding mycofactocin radical SAM maturase (MftC is a radical SAM/SPASM enzyme that catalyzes the first two steps in biosynthesis of the electron carrier mycofactocin from the terminal Val-Tyr dipeptide of the precursor peptide MftA.), whose product MTVLASATPAGFTPNPSGPPPSPGRLVDKFALGLDAPICLTWELTYACNLACVHCLSSSGRRDPRELSTAEAEAVIDELERMQVFYVNIGGGEPTVRPDFWHLVDYATEHHVGVKFSTNGVRINQEVAERLATSDYVDVQISLDGATAEVNDHVRGTGSYDTAMRAMQNMYDAGFTGFKLSVVVTRQNVDQLDEFKAIADRYRAQLRLTRLRPSGRGADVWDELHLLAPQQKQLYDWLVANGDQVLTGDSFFHLAAFGGALPGLNLCGAGRVVCLIDPVGDVYACPFAIHDEFKAGNVRDEGGFKSVWQTSDLFRELRQPQDGGACTSCSFFDSCRGGCMAAKFFTGLPLDGPDPECVRGFGESALSAVEGVVPKPSLDHSHKNPLRSQQKNTKKPVALTLGVRPAIGVVSAPPARGCDENPLAGFDPGIETGSGRS is encoded by the coding sequence ATGACTGTGCTCGCATCGGCCACCCCGGCCGGTTTCACCCCGAATCCGTCGGGCCCGCCTCCTTCTCCGGGTCGCCTGGTCGACAAGTTCGCCCTCGGGCTGGACGCGCCGATCTGCCTGACCTGGGAACTGACCTACGCCTGCAACCTCGCCTGCGTGCACTGCCTGTCGAGTTCCGGCCGGCGTGATCCCCGCGAGCTGTCCACCGCCGAGGCCGAAGCGGTCATCGACGAACTGGAACGGATGCAGGTCTTCTACGTCAACATCGGCGGCGGCGAGCCGACCGTGCGGCCGGACTTCTGGCACCTGGTCGACTACGCGACCGAGCACCACGTCGGCGTGAAGTTCTCGACCAACGGCGTACGCATCAACCAGGAAGTCGCGGAGCGTCTGGCGACGTCCGACTACGTCGATGTGCAGATCTCGCTCGACGGCGCGACCGCCGAGGTGAACGACCACGTGCGCGGTACCGGCAGCTACGACACCGCGATGCGGGCCATGCAGAACATGTATGACGCCGGCTTCACCGGGTTCAAGCTGTCCGTCGTGGTCACCCGCCAGAACGTCGACCAGCTCGACGAGTTCAAGGCGATCGCCGACCGGTACCGGGCCCAGCTGCGGCTGACCCGGCTGCGTCCCTCGGGCCGGGGCGCCGATGTCTGGGACGAGCTGCACCTGCTCGCCCCTCAGCAGAAGCAGCTGTACGACTGGCTGGTGGCCAACGGCGACCAGGTGCTCACCGGTGACTCGTTCTTCCACCTCGCTGCGTTCGGTGGCGCCCTCCCGGGGCTGAACCTCTGCGGTGCGGGCCGGGTCGTGTGCCTGATCGACCCGGTGGGCGACGTGTACGCCTGCCCGTTCGCGATCCACGACGAGTTCAAGGCCGGGAACGTCCGTGACGAGGGCGGTTTCAAGAGCGTCTGGCAGACGTCGGACCTGTTCCGGGAACTGCGTCAGCCGCAGGACGGCGGCGCGTGCACGTCCTGCAGCTTCTTCGATTCCTGCCGGGGCGGCTGCATGGCGGCCAAGTTCTTCACCGGTCTGCCGCTGGACGGGCCGGACCCCGAGTGCGTGCGCGGTTTCGGTGAGAGCGCGCTGAGCGCGGTGGAGGGCGTCGTCCCGAAGCCGAGCCTGGACCACTCGCACAAGAACCCGCTGCGCAGTCAGCAGAAGAACACGAAGAAGCCGGTGGCGCTGACCCTCGGCGTGCGCCCGGCCATCGGGGTGGTCTCCGCCCCACCGGCCCGGGGGTGCGACGAGAACCCGCTCGCCGGGTTCGATCCTGGGATCGAGACCGGATCGGGCAGGAGCTGA
- a CDS encoding MoxR family ATPase, whose product MVTVSTDTPDVAQTRHRVASHLVGREHELELILSAVAAGRDLVLEGPPGTGKTTLLRAIADEWGIPLFYVEGNADLTPAKLIGHHNPARVLKEDYTEDNFVPGPLLEAMRQGGFLYLEEFNRAPDDTLNTLLAALAERRITVPRVGQVRAVPTFRLIASMNPYDNVGTTRLSTSITDRLCRLAVGYQAEDAEIGIVDLRTEAGGKLGDLLVRDAVWVNRATRRHPHLRQGSSVRGAIDIVLVANQLAAMRGVGAAADATTRLDPESAYPQVVLDSMTVALSGRIHLDEAADTTPERVVREIWEDRFILTPAAAQPG is encoded by the coding sequence ATGGTGACCGTGAGCACTGACACCCCCGACGTAGCGCAGACCCGTCACCGGGTCGCCTCCCACCTGGTCGGCCGCGAGCACGAGCTCGAGCTGATCCTGTCCGCCGTGGCGGCCGGCCGGGACCTCGTGCTCGAGGGTCCGCCCGGCACCGGCAAGACCACCCTGCTGCGCGCGATCGCCGACGAGTGGGGCATCCCGCTGTTCTACGTCGAGGGCAACGCCGACCTCACACCGGCCAAACTCATCGGGCACCACAACCCCGCGCGGGTGCTGAAAGAGGACTACACGGAAGACAATTTCGTGCCCGGTCCGCTGCTCGAGGCAATGCGGCAGGGCGGCTTCCTCTACCTGGAGGAGTTCAACCGGGCCCCCGACGACACCCTGAACACATTGCTGGCCGCGCTGGCCGAACGACGGATCACGGTGCCGCGGGTGGGGCAGGTGCGGGCCGTGCCGACCTTCCGGCTGATCGCGTCGATGAACCCGTACGACAACGTCGGCACCACGCGGCTGTCCACGTCGATCACCGACCGGCTGTGCCGTCTGGCGGTCGGCTACCAGGCCGAGGACGCCGAGATCGGCATCGTCGACCTGCGCACCGAGGCCGGTGGCAAGCTCGGTGACCTGCTGGTGCGCGACGCGGTCTGGGTGAACCGGGCCACACGCCGCCACCCGCACCTGCGCCAGGGCAGCAGCGTGCGCGGCGCCATCGACATCGTGCTCGTGGCCAACCAGCTGGCGGCCATGCGCGGCGTCGGCGCGGCAGCCGACGCCACCACCCGCCTGGACCCTGAGAGTGCCTACCCGCAGGTGGTTCTCGATTCGATGACGGTGGCGCTGTCGGGCCGGATCCACCTCGACGAGGCGGCCGACACCACCCCCGAGCGCGTCGTGCGGGAGATCTGGGAAGACCGGTTCATCCTCACCCCGGCCGCGGCCCAGCCGGGTTGA
- a CDS encoding vWA domain-containing protein, with the protein MVFSIGESGGGPVLQALGRGTKASAKAFAQGSGGPGETDDAGRVVPLEQDGDPVENEVKQRARQIAARLSLHRPPHGTGRRRGTGELVSVRYREGADDIDLDRTLEVLAEKPFPQDEDIVVRERVRRRRSVELVVDVSGSMRGERIRTAAATVGALAGELGNDDVGVIAFWSDCSILLPMGKPFLAQTLLDDLLKLPARGLTNVGFPLQLAAAELSRRPNPEARVLLLSDCVHNAGPDPRGPAALLPRLDVLLDASGEKDEELGRELAAVGRGKMFVVRDHRQVAPALSSIFRS; encoded by the coding sequence ATGGTGTTCAGTATCGGCGAGAGCGGTGGCGGGCCGGTGCTCCAGGCCCTGGGACGGGGGACGAAGGCGTCGGCGAAGGCCTTCGCCCAGGGTTCCGGAGGGCCGGGGGAGACGGACGACGCCGGCAGGGTGGTGCCGCTGGAGCAGGACGGCGATCCGGTGGAGAACGAGGTCAAGCAGCGCGCCCGGCAGATCGCGGCCCGCCTGTCGCTGCACCGGCCGCCCCACGGCACCGGGCGCCGGCGCGGTACCGGCGAACTCGTCAGCGTGCGCTACCGCGAGGGTGCCGACGACATCGATCTCGACCGCACGCTGGAAGTGCTGGCGGAGAAGCCCTTTCCGCAGGACGAGGACATCGTCGTGCGGGAACGGGTGCGCCGTCGGCGGTCGGTCGAGCTGGTGGTGGACGTGTCCGGTTCGATGCGGGGCGAACGCATCCGCACGGCCGCGGCGACGGTCGGAGCGCTGGCCGGGGAACTGGGCAACGACGACGTGGGCGTGATCGCGTTCTGGTCGGACTGCTCGATCCTGCTGCCGATGGGCAAACCCTTCCTGGCTCAGACTCTGCTCGACGACCTGCTGAAACTGCCCGCCCGGGGGCTGACCAACGTCGGGTTCCCGCTGCAGCTGGCGGCGGCCGAGCTGTCACGCCGTCCGAATCCGGAGGCCCGGGTGCTGCTGCTGTCGGACTGCGTGCACAACGCCGGCCCCGACCCCCGCGGCCCGGCGGCGTTATTGCCCCGGCTCGACGTGCTGCTCGACGCCTCGGGGGAGAAGGACGAGGAACTGGGACGCGAGCTGGCCGCGGTCGGGCGGGGAAAGATGTTCGTGGTGCGTGACCACCGCCAGGTGGCGCCGGCGCTGTCGTCGATCTTCCGGTCGTAG
- the mftE gene encoding mycofactocin biosynthesis peptidyl-dipeptidase MftE, whose translation MPYFDLAAMTSPQIAEHAAADGIVVIPIGSTEQHGPHLPLGTDRDVALAVARRLAERMPQVALGPAVAYGSSGEHAGFAGTISIGQDALEFMLLELGRSAGETYRRQVFVNAHGGNAVPAVKAVRKLRAESRDVLLWMATVDGDAHAGRTETSMQLALQPHLVHRRLAERGNTTPVRELIDRMRAGGVRAVSPNGVLGDPEGATAEEGERLIQRLVDGLHTQVLAWDPPYGKLGA comes from the coding sequence GTGCCGTACTTCGACCTGGCTGCCATGACCAGCCCGCAGATCGCCGAGCACGCGGCTGCGGACGGCATCGTCGTCATCCCCATCGGCTCCACCGAACAGCACGGCCCGCACCTGCCGCTGGGCACCGACCGGGACGTGGCGCTCGCCGTCGCCCGGCGCCTGGCCGAGCGGATGCCGCAGGTCGCGCTCGGGCCGGCCGTCGCCTACGGGTCGAGCGGTGAGCACGCCGGGTTCGCGGGCACGATCTCGATCGGCCAGGACGCGCTGGAGTTCATGCTGCTGGAGCTGGGCCGGTCGGCGGGGGAGACCTACCGGCGCCAGGTGTTCGTCAACGCGCACGGCGGCAACGCGGTGCCGGCGGTGAAGGCCGTGCGGAAGCTGCGGGCCGAGTCGCGCGACGTGCTGCTGTGGATGGCCACCGTGGACGGGGACGCGCACGCCGGGCGCACCGAGACCTCGATGCAGCTGGCTCTGCAGCCGCACCTGGTCCACCGGCGCCTGGCCGAGCGGGGCAACACCACGCCGGTGCGGGAACTGATCGACCGGATGCGGGCCGGCGGGGTGCGGGCCGTCAGCCCCAACGGTGTCCTCGGTGACCCGGAGGGGGCGACTGCCGAGGAGGGTGAACGGCTGATTCAGCGCCTCGTCGACGGATTGCACACGCAGGTCCTGGCCTGGGACCCGCCCTACGGCAAACTGGGAGCCTAG
- the mftF gene encoding mycofactocin biosynthesis glycosyltransferase MftF (Members of this protein family, MftF, are glycosyltransferases, members of PF00535 (glycosyl transferase family 2). The encoding gene is found as part of the mycofactocin cassette, in Mycobacterium tuberculosis, many other Actinobacteria, and occasional members of other lineages. Mycofactocin itself, a putative redox carrier, is a heavily modified derivative of the C-terminal Val-Tyr dipeptide of the mycofactocin precursor MftA (TIGR03969).), whose product MTTTGVPVGFRVELDPEVVIKPDGTVFGGSPARLFRLNPAGQEAFSQLRSGVVGSPAASALARRFADAGVVHPVRQGLPDDDGRRPGRQGVVTVIVPVRDRAPELDRCLSGLAASSQQAVAEVIVVDDASLDPQAVAAVARTHGARLLVRTVNGGPGPARNLALESVSTPLVAFLDSDCLPSASWIDDLVGHFDDPLLAGVAPRIVAGGHAGDTLAERFSQARPVLDLGGLPARVAPLSRVSYLPTAALILRRSALEEIEGPTGFDEDLRYGEDVDLVWRLLEAGWRVRYDPTVEIGHEEPAGWKSLLRRRFAYGTSAAKLEERHPGKVAPLVMVAAPVSTVTALLARRPLLAAATFAAGYADAHHALTQAGTTSDDLLKPLAIGVRETFFGMGRWSSQFALPLLPLLLALPGRHRKGRALAALVLVLASPVREWLRLRPEGIDPVRWSIAVLLDDAAYGAGVWAGSVQARHLRAVRPSWKWRLLGSVTSTPTPKPS is encoded by the coding sequence GTGACGACGACGGGAGTGCCAGTGGGTTTCCGGGTCGAGCTTGACCCGGAGGTGGTGATCAAACCGGACGGAACGGTTTTCGGCGGTTCGCCGGCCCGGCTGTTCCGCCTCAACCCGGCCGGCCAGGAAGCGTTCTCGCAGCTGAGATCGGGCGTCGTGGGAAGTCCCGCGGCCTCGGCCCTGGCGCGTCGCTTCGCCGACGCCGGCGTGGTGCATCCCGTGCGCCAGGGACTTCCGGACGACGACGGCCGGCGTCCGGGGCGGCAGGGCGTGGTCACGGTGATCGTCCCCGTCCGCGACCGGGCCCCCGAGCTCGACCGCTGCCTGAGCGGTCTGGCCGCGTCGTCGCAGCAGGCGGTGGCCGAAGTGATCGTGGTGGACGACGCCTCGCTCGACCCGCAGGCCGTCGCCGCGGTGGCCCGCACGCACGGCGCCCGGCTGCTGGTCCGCACCGTCAACGGTGGCCCGGGCCCGGCCCGCAACCTCGCCCTGGAGTCGGTGAGCACCCCGCTGGTCGCCTTCCTGGACTCGGACTGCCTGCCGTCCGCCAGCTGGATCGACGACCTGGTGGGGCATTTCGACGACCCTCTGCTGGCCGGGGTGGCTCCCCGGATCGTTGCCGGCGGGCATGCGGGCGACACCCTCGCCGAGCGCTTCTCGCAGGCCCGGCCGGTGCTCGACCTGGGCGGACTGCCGGCCCGGGTGGCACCGCTCAGCCGGGTGTCCTACCTGCCCACCGCGGCCTTGATCCTGCGCCGATCCGCGCTCGAGGAGATCGAGGGGCCAACCGGTTTCGACGAGGATCTGCGGTACGGCGAAGACGTGGACCTGGTCTGGCGGCTGCTCGAGGCCGGCTGGCGGGTGCGGTACGACCCCACCGTGGAGATCGGCCACGAGGAACCGGCCGGGTGGAAGTCACTGCTGCGCAGGCGCTTCGCCTACGGCACCTCGGCGGCGAAGCTCGAGGAACGGCATCCGGGCAAGGTGGCGCCGCTGGTGATGGTGGCCGCGCCGGTCTCGACCGTGACGGCGTTGCTGGCCCGGCGCCCGCTGCTGGCCGCCGCCACGTTCGCGGCCGGCTACGCCGATGCCCACCACGCCCTGACCCAGGCCGGCACCACCAGCGACGACCTGCTCAAGCCCTTGGCCATCGGCGTGCGCGAGACGTTCTTCGGCATGGGCCGCTGGTCGTCCCAGTTCGCCCTGCCACTCCTGCCCCTGCTGCTCGCGCTCCCCGGCCGTCACCGCAAGGGCCGCGCGCTCGCGGCGCTGGTCCTGGTGCTGGCCTCCCCGGTCCGCGAATGGCTGAGGCTGCGTCCGGAGGGTATCGACCCGGTGCGCTGGAGCATCGCCGTGCTGCTCGACGACGCGGCCTACGGCGCGGGGGTCTGGGCCGGCAGCGTCCAGGCCCGCCACCTGCGCGCGGTGCGGCCGAGCTGGAAGTGGCGCCTGCTGGGATCGGTCACCTCAACCCCCACCCCCAAACCTTCGTGA
- a CDS encoding tetratricopeptide repeat protein, whose translation MDSVEDRIETLFEEIDVTPFGPAERALIDEAIALADEHGLDEQGYTARLRLLPSASMLGDTDAQLSAFAWCVGRNAADPEKFPLQVGGFDLLWYHKHVVSSLMGSPLFSIADVDSAIEAMQQQYLKEGVGLSGVLQARFQAAVGQGRLDEAGTWLGELKRTPRDNYSHCETCVRAEEAEYHYAIGKDADGLALADEILEQGMTCGDEPENTIAQALLPALRAGRLDEARQMHLRGYRMARTNADHLTMIAQHLRFCAVTGNEARGLEILERHLNWLVHDGLNAQAHFDALSAASVLLGAAQRAGAGAQTVAAASDAQLVPILGEHDGPWTVTDLKDAARQAAAALGAQFDERNGNGWYESRLAADDELAGTSYDLPIGATRVSTDAAPAALPDDLDGRLILVSDLLSMDERGQARQVLTAVESLGDAPGGEPLTAAQIAEIAGLKARLEAAGESDEILASIFEVAGNEGLDAALALTETALTDPDLEKGRGRGRRAALLRTKAQLLGADDQFDAGLAAADASLAIGLRLGAREWASTTAILGAHLAQDASKADLAIERWRIAIREAALAELPQELSARLELGSLLQALGRAEEGVEEAREVLRRQIATGAPDSERAETLRRIGQGCVAMQEYQDALEAYRDAVALASQDEDWLLATRAALALGELMTDAGDEDGIAVMAGAVESARHLEEDDPMWLVRAMHMHGRSLSLADEDDRAAEVLREAVERAAQAAADDHPAAAFEHADLLDSLARAIAGEHPDEAVRVAKQAAQEFITIEEEVPGGRALMLAAGVLFNHDRPAESLPLMEQAIEILADHPDVLGQVLNAAGDVYEKLGRHHEAKQVRDRAEELS comes from the coding sequence ATGGACAGCGTCGAGGACCGCATCGAGACCCTCTTCGAGGAGATCGACGTCACGCCCTTCGGGCCGGCCGAGCGCGCCCTGATCGACGAGGCGATCGCGCTGGCCGACGAACACGGGCTGGACGAGCAGGGCTATACCGCCCGGCTGCGGCTCCTTCCCTCGGCGAGCATGCTCGGCGACACCGACGCGCAGCTGTCGGCGTTCGCCTGGTGCGTGGGCCGCAACGCCGCCGACCCGGAGAAGTTCCCCCTGCAGGTCGGCGGTTTCGACCTGCTCTGGTACCACAAACACGTGGTCAGCTCGCTGATGGGCAGCCCGCTGTTCTCGATCGCCGACGTGGACTCGGCGATCGAGGCCATGCAGCAGCAGTACCTGAAGGAGGGCGTCGGTCTCTCCGGCGTGCTGCAGGCCCGTTTCCAGGCTGCCGTCGGGCAGGGCCGTCTCGACGAGGCCGGCACCTGGCTCGGCGAGCTGAAGCGCACCCCCCGCGACAACTACAGCCACTGCGAGACCTGCGTGCGGGCCGAGGAGGCGGAGTACCACTACGCCATCGGCAAGGACGCGGACGGGCTGGCGCTCGCCGACGAGATCCTCGAGCAGGGCATGACCTGCGGCGACGAGCCGGAGAACACGATCGCCCAGGCCCTGCTGCCGGCGCTGCGCGCGGGCCGGCTGGACGAGGCCCGGCAGATGCATCTGCGCGGCTACCGGATGGCCCGCACCAACGCCGACCACCTCACGATGATCGCCCAGCACCTGCGGTTCTGCGCCGTCACCGGCAACGAGGCCCGCGGCCTGGAGATCCTCGAACGGCACCTGAACTGGCTGGTGCATGACGGGCTGAACGCCCAGGCCCACTTCGACGCGCTGTCCGCGGCCTCGGTCCTGCTCGGTGCGGCGCAGCGCGCGGGGGCCGGCGCCCAGACCGTCGCGGCCGCCTCCGACGCCCAGTTGGTCCCGATCCTCGGGGAGCACGACGGGCCCTGGACCGTGACCGATCTGAAAGACGCGGCCCGTCAGGCGGCCGCCGCCCTCGGCGCGCAGTTCGACGAACGCAACGGCAACGGCTGGTACGAGTCCCGCCTGGCCGCCGACGACGAGCTCGCCGGAACGTCGTACGACCTGCCGATCGGCGCCACCCGGGTCAGCACCGACGCCGCGCCCGCCGCGCTGCCGGACGACCTGGACGGGCGCCTGATCCTGGTCTCCGACCTCCTGTCGATGGACGAGCGCGGCCAGGCCCGCCAGGTGCTGACCGCTGTCGAGTCGCTCGGCGACGCCCCCGGCGGGGAGCCGCTGACAGCCGCCCAGATCGCCGAGATCGCCGGGCTGAAGGCGCGTCTGGAGGCTGCGGGCGAGAGCGACGAGATTCTCGCGAGCATCTTCGAGGTGGCCGGCAACGAAGGTCTGGACGCCGCCCTGGCCCTGACCGAGACCGCGCTCACCGACCCCGACCTGGAGAAGGGCCGCGGTCGCGGCCGGCGCGCGGCGCTGCTGCGCACCAAGGCCCAGCTGCTGGGGGCCGACGACCAGTTCGACGCCGGCCTGGCCGCCGCCGATGCCAGCCTGGCCATCGGCCTGCGCCTGGGTGCCCGCGAATGGGCCTCGACCACCGCGATTCTCGGCGCCCATCTGGCCCAGGACGCGTCCAAGGCCGACCTGGCCATCGAGCGCTGGCGGATCGCGATCCGCGAGGCCGCGCTGGCCGAGCTGCCGCAGGAGCTCAGCGCCCGGCTGGAACTCGGCTCCCTGCTGCAGGCCCTGGGCCGCGCCGAGGAGGGCGTGGAAGAGGCCCGCGAGGTGCTGCGCCGCCAGATCGCGACCGGCGCCCCCGACTCCGAGCGGGCCGAGACCCTGCGCCGCATCGGCCAGGGCTGCGTGGCGATGCAGGAGTACCAGGACGCACTGGAGGCCTACCGCGACGCGGTCGCCCTGGCCTCCCAGGACGAGGACTGGCTGCTGGCCACCCGGGCGGCGCTGGCGCTGGGCGAGCTGATGACCGACGCCGGTGACGAGGACGGCATCGCGGTGATGGCCGGTGCGGTCGAGTCGGCCCGCCACCTCGAGGAGGACGACCCGATGTGGCTCGTGCGGGCCATGCACATGCACGGCCGGTCACTGAGTCTCGCCGACGAGGACGACCGGGCCGCCGAGGTGCTGCGGGAGGCGGTCGAACGCGCCGCCCAGGCCGCCGCCGACGACCACCCGGCCGCCGCGTTCGAGCACGCCGACCTGCTCGACTCCCTGGCCCGGGCGATCGCCGGGGAACACCCGGACGAGGCCGTGCGGGTCGCGAAACAGGCCGCGCAGGAGTTCATCACGATCGAGGAGGAAGTCCCGGGCGGGCGCGCGCTGATGCTGGCCGCCGGGGTCCTGTTCAACCACGACCGCCCCGCCGAGTCCCTGCCCCTGATGGAGCAGGCGATCGAGATCCTGGCCGACCACCCCGACGTCCTCGGCCAGGTGCTCAACGCCGCCGGTGACGTCTACGAGAAGCTCGGCCGCCACCACGAGGCCAAGCAGGTCCGCGACCGGGCCGAAGAGCTCAGCTGA
- a CDS encoding HSP90 family protein: MPAIPEPTPAEATPPASRPFQVDLRGIVDLLSRSIYSGPQVYLRELLQNGVDAITAREGMPGTPPGAIRITPAHTPGGELVFTDNGIGLTAAEVGELLATVGRSSKRDVLDLPRTDRLGQFGIGLLSCFMVSDDIRVLSRSAGGEPPVEWVGSADGTFTVRELLESEVEAAGGLAVGTQVRLRPRAGDGELTSPTGVLDLASRYGAYLPVPVRVDLPGGGEQIVSGEPLFAQPFTHATPELMALGRELIGADPLDAIPLHVPATGTRGTAFVLPFAPSPGARQATRVYLRGMLLSERTDDLLPEWAFFARCVVDTSGLRPTASRESLIQDDALEETRAELGAALRRWVATLANRDPVRLSTFLGVHHLALRSLVLHDDELAGFIVPWLPIETSNGQTTYRELLRRGAPLRFAETVDEFRQIAAIARPDAPVINGGYVYDSDILRRLPELIPGTVVETVTITDELASLDVPPLAERPSAQRLQARAEAALKDLDCTVLVRSFAPDTLPALHIADAGVLRRLQRQRAKEAGSGMWASILQRIDDAQDSQRSQHQIDGEGENVGAAGQLCLNWRNRLVRALAESDDDLLLARTVRVVHVQALLAAHRPLRAVERASLTDALTDIVHLSAGLGADLGDMPDAPGEN, encoded by the coding sequence GTGCCTGCCATCCCCGAGCCAACCCCGGCCGAGGCGACGCCGCCCGCCTCCCGGCCGTTCCAGGTCGACCTGCGGGGAATCGTCGACCTGCTGAGCCGCAGCATCTACTCCGGCCCACAGGTCTACCTGCGCGAACTGCTGCAGAACGGTGTCGATGCGATCACGGCGCGTGAGGGGATGCCGGGGACGCCTCCGGGAGCCATCCGGATCACCCCGGCCCACACCCCGGGCGGCGAACTGGTCTTCACCGACAACGGAATCGGCCTGACCGCGGCGGAGGTCGGCGAGCTGCTGGCCACGGTCGGGCGCAGCTCCAAGCGCGACGTGCTCGACCTGCCCCGCACCGACCGGCTCGGCCAGTTCGGCATCGGCCTGCTCAGCTGCTTCATGGTGAGCGACGACATCCGGGTGCTGTCCCGCAGCGCCGGCGGCGAGCCGCCGGTCGAGTGGGTCGGCAGCGCCGACGGAACATTTACGGTCAGAGAGCTTTTGGAGTCCGAGGTCGAAGCCGCGGGCGGCCTGGCGGTCGGCACGCAGGTGCGCCTGCGCCCGCGGGCCGGTGACGGCGAGCTGACCTCGCCCACCGGCGTCCTCGATCTGGCTTCCCGTTACGGTGCCTACCTGCCGGTGCCGGTGCGGGTCGACCTGCCCGGCGGCGGTGAGCAGATCGTCAGCGGCGAACCGCTCTTCGCACAGCCCTTCACCCACGCCACCCCCGAGCTGATGGCGCTGGGGCGCGAGCTGATCGGCGCCGACCCCCTCGACGCCATCCCCCTGCACGTGCCCGCCACCGGCACCCGGGGCACCGCGTTCGTCCTCCCGTTCGCCCCCTCCCCCGGCGCCCGCCAGGCCACCCGGGTCTACCTGCGCGGCATGCTGCTGTCGGAACGCACCGACGACCTGCTGCCCGAATGGGCGTTCTTCGCCCGCTGCGTGGTCGACACCTCCGGGCTGCGCCCCACGGCCAGCCGGGAGTCGCTGATCCAGGACGACGCGCTCGAGGAGACCCGGGCCGAACTGGGCGCCGCGCTGCGCCGCTGGGTGGCCACCCTGGCCAACCGCGACCCGGTGCGCCTGAGCACCTTCCTGGGCGTGCACCACCTGGCGCTGCGCTCGCTGGTGCTGCACGACGACGAGCTGGCCGGCTTCATCGTGCCCTGGCTGCCGATCGAGACCAGCAACGGCCAGACCACCTACCGTGAGCTGCTGCGCCGCGGTGCCCCCCTGCGCTTCGCCGAGACGGTGGACGAGTTCCGCCAGATCGCGGCCATCGCCCGGCCGGACGCGCCGGTGATCAACGGCGGCTACGTCTACGACTCCGACATCCTGCGGCGGCTGCCCGAGCTGATCCCCGGCACGGTGGTCGAGACCGTCACGATCACCGACGAGCTGGCCTCGCTCGACGTGCCGCCGCTGGCCGAGCGCCCGTCCGCGCAGCGCCTGCAGGCCCGGGCCGAGGCCGCGCTGAAAGATCTCGACTGCACGGTTCTCGTGCGGTCGTTCGCTCCCGACACCCTCCCCGCACTGCACATCGCCGACGCCGGGGTTCTTCGCCGGCTGCAGCGCCAGCGGGCCAAAGAGGCCGGGAGCGGCATGTGGGCGTCGATCCTGCAACGCATCGACGACGCTCAGGATTCACAAAGATCGCAGCACCAGATAGATGGTGAGGGTGAGAATGTCGGAGCTGCCGGCCAGCTCTGCCTGAACTGGCGTAATCGGCTGGTTCGGGCACTGGCCGAGAGCGATGATGATCTCCTGCTCGCCCGTACCGTACGGGTGGTACATGTGCAGGCCCTGCTGGCTGCACACCGCCCCCTCCGCGCGGTCGAGCGGGCCTCGCTCACCGACGCTCTGACCGACATCGTGCACCTGAGTGCCGGGCTGGGCGCTGATCTCGGCGACATGCCGGATGCCCCCGGGGAGAACTGA